A genome region from Bacteroides stercoris ATCC 43183 includes the following:
- a CDS encoding pirin family protein — protein MKKVTDKAESRGRSSYDWLDSRHTFSFDKYYNPRRMNFGALRVLNDDRIAPGKGFGTHPHKNMEIISIPLKGKLKHGDSKQNSRTITIGDIQTMSAGTGIYHSEMNGSDTEPAEFLQIWVIPEKLNTPPAYQDYDIRPYLHKNKLSLIVSPDGNAPAGMLQQAWFSIGEVEAGKKLGYHLHQSHAGVYIFLIEGEIKVDGTVLSRRDGMGVYETDSFELETLQDSHILLIEVPM, from the coding sequence ATGAAAAAAGTAACAGACAAAGCCGAAAGCCGTGGACGCTCTTCGTATGACTGGCTCGACAGCCGCCATACATTCAGTTTTGACAAGTATTACAACCCCCGCCGCATGAATTTCGGCGCCCTGCGCGTTCTGAACGACGACCGGATAGCTCCGGGAAAAGGCTTCGGAACCCATCCGCATAAGAACATGGAGATCATCTCCATTCCCCTGAAAGGCAAGCTGAAGCATGGCGACAGCAAACAAAACAGCCGTACCATCACCATAGGCGACATCCAGACCATGAGTGCAGGCACGGGCATCTACCACAGCGAAATGAATGGAAGCGATACCGAACCGGCAGAGTTTCTCCAAATCTGGGTAATACCCGAAAAGCTGAATACCCCGCCCGCCTATCAGGATTATGACATCCGTCCCTATCTGCACAAGAACAAGCTTTCGCTTATCGTATCGCCCGACGGCAATGCTCCTGCCGGGATGCTGCAACAGGCATGGTTCTCCATCGGAGAAGTCGAGGCCGGAAAGAAGCTGGGATATCACCTGCACCAGTCGCACGCCGGCGTGTACATCTTCCTCATAGAGGGCGAAATAAAGGTAGACGGCACAGTGCTGTCCCGCCGCGACGGTATGGGAGTATACGAAACCGACAGTTTTGAGTTGGAAACGCTGCAAGATTCGCATATCCTGCTGATTGAAGTCCCGATGTAG
- a CDS encoding VOC family protein, whose translation MEIKSKFDHFNINVTNLERSIAFYEQALGLKEHHRKESSDGSFTLVYLTDGSTGFLLELTCLKEHPQAYELGENESHLCFRVAGDYDAIRQYHKENGWVCFENTAMGLYFINDPDDYWIEILPAK comes from the coding sequence GTGGAAATAAAAAGCAAATTCGACCATTTTAATATAAACGTCACCAACCTGGAACGCAGCATCGCTTTCTACGAACAAGCATTGGGACTGAAGGAACATCATCGGAAAGAGTCGTCGGACGGCTCTTTCACACTGGTCTATCTCACCGACGGCAGCACGGGTTTTCTTCTGGAACTGACCTGCCTGAAAGAACATCCCCAAGCCTACGAACTGGGCGAGAACGAAAGCCATCTCTGCTTCCGCGTGGCCGGAGACTATGATGCAATCCGCCAATATCACAAGGAAAACGGCTGGGTATGTTTTGAAAATACCGCCATGGGACTCTATTTCATTAACGACCCCGACGATTATTGGATTGAGATACTGCCCGCCAAGTAA
- a CDS encoding aspartate ammonia-lyase, translating to MKEELSTKTRTESDLIGSREIPESAMYGVQTLRGIENFRISKFHLNEYPLFINALAITKMGAAIANSELGLLTGQQTDAILKACKEILEGKHHEQFPVDMIQGGAGTTTNMNANEVIANRALEIMGYKRGEYQYCSPNDHVNRSQSTNDAYPTAIHIGMYYTHLKLMKHFEELINAFQRKAEAFKHIIKMGRTQLEDAVPMTLGQTFNGFASILRNEIKNLNFAAEEFLTVNMGATAIGTGIAAEPEYAEKCVKALSKLTGWDVKLSGDLVGATSDTSCLVGYSSAMRRVAVKMNKICNDLRLLASGPRCGLGEINLPAMQPGSSIMPGKVNPVIPEVMNQISYKVIGNDLCVAMSGEAAQMELNAMEPVMAQCCFESADLLMNGFDTLRTLCIDGITANEEVCRRYVHDSIGVVTALNPVIGYKNSTKIAKEALATGKGVYELVLEHNILSKEDLDTILKPENMIKPVKLDIKPNI from the coding sequence ATGAAAGAAGAACTATCTACAAAAACTCGCACAGAAAGCGATTTAATCGGCAGCCGTGAAATACCGGAAAGCGCCATGTATGGAGTACAGACTCTCAGAGGTATCGAGAATTTCCGTATCAGTAAATTTCATCTGAACGAATATCCTTTGTTTATCAACGCTCTTGCCATTACCAAAATGGGAGCAGCCATTGCCAATTCCGAACTTGGTCTGCTTACCGGGCAGCAAACGGATGCTATCCTTAAAGCCTGTAAGGAGATACTCGAAGGCAAGCACCACGAGCAGTTCCCGGTAGACATGATTCAGGGGGGAGCAGGCACCACTACCAATATGAATGCCAATGAGGTAATAGCTAATCGCGCGCTTGAAATCATGGGATATAAACGCGGCGAATACCAATACTGCTCACCGAACGATCATGTCAATCGCTCGCAGTCCACCAATGACGCTTATCCTACTGCCATACATATAGGAATGTATTATACCCACCTCAAACTTATGAAACATTTTGAGGAGTTGATCAATGCGTTCCAACGCAAAGCCGAAGCGTTTAAACACATCATTAAAATGGGACGTACGCAGTTGGAAGATGCTGTGCCCATGACTCTTGGACAGACATTCAACGGATTTGCCAGCATTTTGCGCAATGAGATAAAGAACCTGAACTTTGCGGCGGAGGAATTCCTTACGGTCAATATGGGAGCTACCGCCATCGGCACGGGTATTGCGGCAGAACCGGAATATGCGGAGAAATGCGTGAAGGCTTTGTCGAAGCTTACCGGATGGGACGTGAAACTGTCCGGTGACTTAGTGGGAGCTACTTCGGATACTTCTTGCCTTGTAGGCTACTCCTCGGCTATGAGAAGAGTTGCGGTGAAGATGAACAAGATATGCAATGACCTTCGTCTGCTTGCATCCGGTCCGCGTTGCGGATTGGGAGAAATCAATCTGCCTGCCATGCAGCCGGGGTCTTCCATTATGCCGGGTAAGGTCAACCCGGTTATCCCTGAGGTAATGAATCAGATATCCTATAAGGTAATCGGCAACGACCTTTGTGTGGCTATGAGTGGCGAAGCAGCTCAAATGGAGCTGAATGCAATGGAACCCGTAATGGCGCAATGTTGTTTTGAGTCTGCCGATTTGCTGATGAACGGATTCGATACCCTGCGCACACTCTGTATCGACGGTATTACCGCTAATGAGGAAGTATGCCGCAGATATGTACACGATAGCATCGGTGTGGTTACGGCTCTTAATCCGGTTATCGGTTATAAAAATTCTACCAAGATAGCCAAAGAAGCTCTTGCAACGGGAAAAGGTGTCTATGAACTGGTTCTGGAACACAACATTCTTTCCAAAGAAGATTTGGATACTATCCTGAAGCCCGAAAACATGATTAAGCCCGTGAAGTTGGACATAAAACCCAATATCTAA
- a CDS encoding DUF4468 domain-containing protein, translating into MKNLTQVLIALFCLCMPALLHAQRDDSKYLAGAVPEVDGKVVFTKDFSIPGMSQDTIYSRLLRWMDARLAKNGNNSRVVFSDKEKGQIVGIGDEWIVFSSTALSLDRTKILYQLTVTCQPEKCVFEVEKIRFNYREGKEKYTAEEWITDKYALNKSQTKLVRGLAKWRRKTVDFVDALCIEVTEALSASTAAQAPVEEKKEEKKETKALVNSGTTVIAPKTQVTVETPKATATTPATATVTVAAAPQTNVQAAQNAYKEVAPDAVPADAIQTGNGKLVIVIGEEPFNMTMMTANAGGSLGKIAGNKPVIFTILSPEQPYAQMEAAQSYTVRFYPNGQTEPSVILECKKVPSQAPIEGMPRTYIGEILKAKIK; encoded by the coding sequence ATGAAAAATTTAACACAGGTTCTTATTGCGCTGTTCTGCCTTTGCATGCCTGCCCTGCTGCATGCCCAGAGGGATGACAGTAAATATCTGGCCGGCGCTGTTCCGGAAGTGGACGGCAAGGTAGTATTCACCAAAGATTTCAGTATCCCCGGAATGTCTCAAGACACAATCTACTCCCGCCTGTTGAGGTGGATGGATGCACGTCTGGCAAAGAACGGGAATAACAGCCGCGTAGTCTTTTCCGACAAGGAGAAAGGACAGATTGTAGGCATCGGCGACGAATGGATTGTGTTCAGCTCCACCGCATTGTCACTGGACAGAACGAAAATTCTTTATCAGCTCACCGTCACCTGCCAACCGGAAAAATGTGTTTTTGAAGTAGAGAAGATACGTTTCAACTACCGCGAAGGAAAAGAGAAATATACCGCCGAAGAATGGATTACCGACAAGTACGCCTTGAACAAGTCTCAAACCAAACTGGTGCGCGGACTTGCCAAATGGCGCAGAAAGACTGTGGACTTCGTCGATGCCCTCTGCATTGAGGTAACGGAAGCCTTAAGCGCCAGCACCGCCGCCCAAGCTCCTGTAGAGGAAAAGAAAGAAGAAAAGAAAGAGACAAAGGCGCTCGTCAATTCGGGTACAACGGTAATTGCCCCCAAAACGCAAGTTACAGTAGAGACTCCCAAGGCCACCGCTACAACACCGGCTACGGCTACGGTTACGGTTGCCGCCGCACCGCAAACCAATGTACAGGCTGCACAGAACGCCTATAAAGAGGTAGCCCCGGATGCAGTTCCCGCCGATGCCATCCAAACCGGCAACGGCAAGCTGGTGATTGTAATTGGCGAAGAACCTTTCAATATGACGATGATGACTGCCAATGCCGGCGGCTCGTTAGGCAAGATAGCAGGCAACAAGCCGGTAATCTTCACCATTCTGTCACCGGAACAGCCTTATGCACAAATGGAAGCAGCCCAGAGTTATACCGTACGCTTCTATCCCAACGGACAGACAGAGCCTTCCGTCATTCTGGAATGTAAGAAAGTGCCGTCACAAGCCCCGATAGAAGGTATGCCGCGTACATACATCGGCGAAATCCTGAAAGCAAAAATTAAATAA
- a CDS encoding DUF3575 domain-containing protein gives MPKTNHHTLSLSSIFFLLLLCSFPTLHAQQLAVKTNGLMLAAMAPNIGCEFVVGERSSIDISAFGAVNIYGNKAKMIGLLPEYRYWFNGRPMTREFVGIAALGVSYDITWGDRIYQGDAAGAGITFGYALNLNRRLNVEFYGGFGAVYFKQKQYYKNDNIEDYTDGTAQANANGYKLLPIKIGVSISYIFK, from the coding sequence ATGCCGAAAACCAATCACCATACACTCTCTTTAAGCAGCATCTTCTTTCTGCTGCTACTTTGCAGTTTCCCTACCCTGCACGCCCAGCAACTGGCAGTAAAGACCAACGGCCTGATGCTTGCCGCCATGGCTCCCAACATCGGCTGCGAATTCGTTGTGGGCGAACGGAGCAGTATCGACATCTCGGCTTTCGGCGCAGTCAACATCTACGGCAACAAAGCCAAAATGATAGGTCTTCTGCCCGAATACCGCTATTGGTTTAACGGACGCCCCATGACACGGGAATTTGTGGGAATAGCCGCTCTCGGCGTGTCCTACGACATCACATGGGGAGACCGCATCTATCAGGGCGATGCTGCCGGCGCCGGGATTACCTTCGGCTATGCGCTGAACCTGAACCGACGCCTCAACGTAGAGTTTTACGGCGGATTCGGCGCCGTGTACTTCAAGCAAAAACAATACTACAAAAACGATAACATAGAGGACTACACCGACGGAACGGCACAAGCCAACGCCAACGGTTACAAACTGCTGCCTATCAAAATAGGTGTCTCCATATCCTATATCTTCAAATAA
- a CDS encoding fimbrillin family protein, translating into MSKKRNISYLFGLAFLLLAGCDTDTATVPLPDDGERAVEVRLRASVCTVETTVGRSVIEGTALNTGDEIGIFLMRDSNFSTPYLQNLPYQYAEGGQLSLQPEGTKVYYPARQDTLYLYGYYPYTETAAADENGKVSIPVTAALEAKDATDYLYTGETKGSKKAAATAAGVAVSLKHALARLRLNISTDRPEYTADSYPVLQSIGFTTREGQTGTMDLQTGDITSDNPDTGTSVSSDYRNEASPLNLIPGTPGIQKDYLLLPYGHETISALRRLTFSIKEPDGSEKDIVVFDEADAGANTPPLIVLEAGSITTLNILYTQNMAAKASVNDWNKGTEHTFQ; encoded by the coding sequence ATGAGTAAAAAGAGAAACATATCGTACCTGTTCGGCCTCGCATTCCTGTTATTGGCAGGATGCGACACAGACACTGCCACAGTTCCTCTTCCCGATGACGGGGAGAGGGCTGTGGAAGTGCGGCTGAGGGCATCGGTATGCACCGTAGAGACTACCGTCGGCCGGAGCGTCATTGAAGGCACGGCCCTGAATACAGGAGATGAAATAGGTATATTCCTGATGAGAGACAGTAATTTCAGCACCCCATACTTGCAGAATCTTCCCTATCAATATGCAGAGGGCGGACAACTGAGTTTGCAGCCGGAAGGAACAAAAGTGTACTACCCTGCCCGGCAGGACACGCTCTATCTGTACGGTTATTATCCTTATACGGAAACAGCCGCTGCAGATGAAAACGGTAAAGTATCCATTCCCGTTACCGCCGCTCTGGAAGCAAAGGACGCCACAGACTACCTTTACACCGGTGAAACCAAAGGCAGCAAGAAAGCGGCTGCAACCGCAGCAGGCGTTGCTGTCTCCTTGAAACATGCCTTGGCACGGCTACGCCTCAACATATCCACCGACCGCCCCGAATATACGGCGGACTCATACCCGGTGTTGCAAAGCATTGGTTTTACCACCCGTGAGGGACAAACAGGGACAATGGACCTGCAAACAGGCGACATCACATCCGACAATCCGGACACCGGTACATCCGTCAGCTCCGATTACCGGAACGAAGCATCCCCGCTCAACCTTATCCCCGGAACACCCGGCATTCAAAAGGATTATCTGCTGCTGCCATACGGGCATGAGACTATCAGTGCGCTCCGCCGCTTGACATTCAGCATAAAAGAGCCGGACGGAAGCGAAAAAGACATCGTAGTGTTCGACGAAGCCGATGCCGGTGCAAACACTCCCCCGCTAATCGTACTGGAAGCCGGCAGCATAACCACCCTCAACATCCTATATACGCAAAACATGGCTGCAAAAGCTTCCGTAAACGACTGGAACAAGGGTACGGAACATACATTTCAATAG
- a CDS encoding DUF3575 domain-containing protein codes for MILSQEYKKKHYFFLSRKLVVCFLISITLNNTYAQVQRGKKDDAKAELISFKDRWGIKTNAVDWLLTVPNIGVEFDLGNTIRNKRTIGANIKWNWNTSQKYTPSLIFNVFDARVEWRQYFRTRKRGGVTKDANLMTRLKETVFTTQRKNPRQERAYYWGVYVNAASYNFKIGKEGKQGNAYGAGISVGYTAPLYGYRNNYIDLELGGSAGLLYTSYDVYTHDAESDCYPRIAEKCKSGHIVPFPLITDLRVAFVYRFMSAGSKYKESVYRRVQIRDFARQALNEKINKMRERIDSINNAVRKQGFSRPDSLLTKEELKQWKLMQQERKELALKEAADKLRKQVADSLGIQLSDTLTSEQEKTIRKALKVREDQLKQKAETQDSAKRGKRAANAKKAKLHTKEKKEKKDKDSGKNRKKDGKPEAEAANKEKGDASGEEDDEKEDKG; via the coding sequence GTGATTTTATCACAAGAGTATAAAAAAAAGCACTACTTTTTTTTATCCAGAAAACTTGTAGTGTGTTTTCTTATATCAATAACTTTGAATAACACATATGCCCAGGTGCAACGCGGCAAGAAAGACGATGCGAAAGCCGAATTAATATCTTTCAAAGACCGTTGGGGTATCAAGACAAATGCTGTTGACTGGTTATTGACCGTTCCTAATATTGGCGTAGAATTTGACTTGGGCAATACCATCCGGAACAAACGTACAATCGGTGCCAATATAAAGTGGAACTGGAACACCTCGCAAAAGTACACCCCATCCCTTATTTTCAATGTATTCGATGCACGGGTAGAGTGGCGTCAGTATTTTCGCACCCGTAAAAGAGGCGGCGTCACCAAAGATGCCAATCTGATGACACGTCTCAAGGAAACCGTATTCACCACCCAGCGCAAGAATCCGCGCCAGGAACGCGCTTACTACTGGGGCGTATATGTCAACGCCGCCAGCTACAACTTTAAAATCGGTAAGGAAGGCAAGCAGGGTAACGCCTACGGAGCCGGCATCAGCGTGGGATATACCGCTCCGCTTTACGGCTACCGCAACAATTACATAGACCTGGAATTGGGAGGTTCCGCCGGACTGCTTTACACCTCATACGATGTTTATACGCACGATGCGGAAAGCGACTGTTACCCGCGCATAGCGGAGAAATGCAAAAGCGGGCACATCGTGCCGTTCCCTCTGATAACGGATTTACGCGTGGCTTTCGTTTACCGGTTCATGTCGGCAGGCAGCAAGTATAAGGAATCGGTGTACCGCCGTGTACAGATACGCGACTTCGCCCGCCAGGCACTTAATGAAAAGATAAATAAGATGCGCGAACGCATCGACTCCATCAACAATGCGGTACGGAAACAAGGTTTCAGCCGCCCGGACAGCCTGCTTACCAAAGAAGAGCTGAAACAATGGAAGCTGATGCAGCAAGAGCGCAAGGAACTCGCTTTGAAAGAAGCTGCCGACAAACTGCGCAAACAGGTAGCCGATTCTCTGGGCATACAACTTAGCGATACACTCACTTCCGAACAGGAAAAGACCATACGCAAGGCACTGAAAGTACGTGAAGACCAATTGAAGCAGAAAGCCGAAACACAAGATTCTGCCAAACGTGGCAAACGTGCTGCCAATGCCAAGAAAGCCAAACTGCATACCAAGGAAAAGAAAGAAAAGAAAGATAAAGACTCCGGGAAAAACCGGAAAAAAGACGGAAAGCCGGAAGCGGAAGCCGCCAACAAAGAAAAGGGAGATGCTTCCGGTGAAGAAGATGATGAAAAGGAGGATAAAGGATGA
- a CDS encoding MBL fold metallo-hydrolase: MKLDYIYHSGFAIEADGITVIIDYYKDSSEEAPDRGIVHDHLLKKPRTLYVLSSHFHPDHFNRDILSWKEQRPDIRYIFSKDILKHRRATAEDAVYINKGDVYEDENIRIEAFGSTDVGISFLIDLQGVRLFHAGDLNNWHWSEESTPQEIRKAEGDFLAEIKNLQQKAPRVDIAMFPVDSRIGKDYMRGAEQFVERIKTAIFAPMHFGEDYRGGNAFRTFAESRGCRFLTISCRGESFDITK, from the coding sequence ATGAAACTTGATTATATTTACCACAGCGGCTTCGCGATTGAAGCGGACGGAATAACGGTCATTATCGATTACTACAAAGACTCCTCGGAAGAGGCGCCGGACCGGGGGATCGTACACGACCATCTGCTAAAGAAGCCGAGAACGCTCTACGTGCTTTCCTCGCATTTCCACCCCGACCATTTCAACCGCGACATCCTTTCATGGAAGGAACAGCGGCCCGATATCCGGTATATCTTCTCCAAAGATATTCTGAAACACCGGCGTGCCACGGCGGAAGATGCCGTTTACATAAATAAGGGGGATGTCTACGAAGACGAAAATATCCGTATCGAAGCCTTCGGCTCCACCGATGTAGGCATCTCTTTCCTGATAGATTTGCAAGGCGTCCGCCTGTTCCATGCCGGCGACCTGAACAACTGGCATTGGAGCGAAGAGTCTACTCCGCAGGAGATACGCAAGGCGGAAGGCGACTTTCTTGCAGAGATAAAGAACCTGCAACAAAAGGCTCCCCGGGTAGATATAGCCATGTTTCCGGTGGACAGCCGCATCGGAAAAGATTACATGCGCGGTGCGGAACAGTTCGTGGAACGGATAAAAACCGCTATATTTGCACCTATGCACTTCGGTGAGGATTACCGGGGCGGTAACGCTTTCCGCACCTTTGCCGAAAGCCGGGGTTGCCGTTTCCTTACAATCTCCTGCCGGGGTGAGAGTTTTGACATTACTAAATAA
- a CDS encoding fimbrillin family protein, with translation MKKQFFYAAMALAVMSSCSKDNDPGIGNPDGNNDKAVIALGVDVPTVTALSRGTGSVGDVEGENNKWNSQQLYIHMVDRATGLEAEEGAEGAKTPILDNATLQFRAPKATEGNNGAIRIYNNYVEDTDNGVIQYKYYPTNGTYTFYGYHVDDATHDDATITADEKKVKNVTINGTQDLLAASTIDMAENDASNDQSLYKDIATTLSGEWTELMKYQFGARTARKGIVPVLKFNHQLARLKFFVRAGSESAAGYKYEASNWVERKSTDGQDKTLGMQVTKITLKDMVNVVDMDLATTTSARNGASTAPFVVCSKDVDNKNKLDPDKGLITPVVPKYPYGHENIPADSDPDAKGTQVGEPVMFFPNGNISLSIDLKQYVEDTKDETDGDKITYKEVEKLDTPLIIDQSKISKDVKEFKAGASYNVYITIYGFEKIEVTAVLTAWEDGGDIETDIEDGK, from the coding sequence ATGAAAAAGCAATTTTTCTATGCAGCAATGGCGCTCGCAGTAATGAGCAGCTGTTCAAAGGACAATGATCCGGGTATCGGTAATCCGGACGGCAACAATGACAAGGCAGTGATTGCATTAGGCGTGGACGTACCCACGGTTACGGCCCTCAGCAGAGGAACCGGCTCTGTGGGCGATGTAGAAGGCGAGAACAACAAGTGGAACAGCCAACAACTGTATATCCACATGGTAGACAGAGCCACCGGCTTAGAAGCCGAAGAAGGTGCTGAAGGAGCAAAAACTCCGATTCTCGATAACGCAACTCTCCAGTTCAGAGCCCCCAAAGCAACCGAAGGCAATAACGGTGCAATCAGAATCTATAACAATTATGTAGAAGATACCGACAACGGCGTGATTCAATACAAATACTACCCGACCAACGGCACCTATACATTCTACGGTTATCATGTTGACGATGCAACCCACGATGATGCAACCATTACGGCAGATGAGAAGAAAGTGAAGAATGTAACAATCAACGGTACTCAAGACCTATTGGCAGCCAGTACCATAGATATGGCCGAGAATGATGCTTCCAATGACCAAAGTTTATATAAAGACATAGCTACCACGCTAAGCGGCGAGTGGACGGAACTTATGAAATACCAGTTCGGCGCCCGTACAGCCCGTAAAGGCATTGTTCCTGTCCTGAAATTCAACCATCAGCTGGCTCGTTTGAAGTTTTTCGTAAGGGCAGGCAGTGAAAGCGCAGCCGGCTATAAATATGAAGCCAGCAATTGGGTGGAACGCAAAAGCACTGACGGCCAGGATAAGACACTCGGTATGCAAGTTACTAAGATTACCTTGAAAGACATGGTAAATGTTGTCGACATGGATCTGGCTACTACGACTTCCGCAAGAAACGGAGCCTCCACCGCTCCTTTTGTTGTATGCAGTAAAGATGTTGATAACAAAAACAAGTTAGACCCGGACAAAGGTTTAATCACTCCGGTAGTGCCCAAGTATCCTTACGGCCACGAAAATATTCCGGCAGATAGTGACCCCGACGCTAAAGGAACTCAAGTGGGTGAACCTGTAATGTTTTTCCCTAACGGAAACATCAGCTTGTCCATAGACCTTAAACAATACGTAGAAGATACAAAAGACGAAACAGACGGTGACAAGATTACATACAAAGAAGTTGAGAAGCTGGATACTCCCTTAATCATCGATCAGTCCAAGATTTCAAAAGATGTGAAAGAATTCAAGGCCGGTGCTTCTTACAACGTATACATTACAATCTATGGCTTCGAAAAGATAGAGGTTACCGCAGTGCTGACCGCATGGGAAGACGGTGGTGACATTGAAACCGATATCGAAGACGGAAAATAA
- a CDS encoding TlpA family protein disulfide reductase has product MKRLRSLVLGLFALCSMVGMAQEAEADDTGYIVKVGQVAPDFTVTLTDGRTVTLSDFRGKVVMLQFTASWCGVCRKEMPFIEKDIWQKHKSDPDFMLMGIDRDEPLNKVIAFGKSTGVTYPLGLDPGADIFAKYALRQAGITRNVLIDREGRIVMLTRLYNPEEFSALVKKIDELLK; this is encoded by the coding sequence ATGAAGCGACTCAGATCATTGGTACTTGGCCTATTCGCATTGTGCAGCATGGTAGGTATGGCGCAGGAAGCAGAGGCAGACGATACCGGTTATATTGTGAAAGTGGGGCAGGTGGCTCCCGATTTTACCGTTACGCTGACAGACGGCAGGACCGTTACGCTTTCCGATTTCCGTGGCAAGGTGGTTATGTTGCAGTTTACGGCAAGCTGGTGTGGTGTATGCCGTAAGGAGATGCCTTTTATCGAAAAGGATATATGGCAGAAGCATAAGTCCGATCCGGATTTCATGTTAATGGGCATCGACCGTGACGAGCCGTTGAATAAAGTCATAGCTTTTGGCAAGTCCACGGGCGTTACCTATCCGTTGGGATTGGACCCGGGGGCTGATATTTTCGCCAAATATGCGTTGCGCCAAGCTGGTATTACCCGTAATGTATTGATTGATAGGGAAGGACGCATCGTGATGCTCACCCGCCTTTATAATCCGGAAGAGTTCTCGGCTTTGGTTAAGAAGATTGATGAACTTCTGAAATAA
- a CDS encoding fimbrillin family protein — protein MKKNLWMLAAALCMTACSQNEDIVIEQPVSDNDFESPDGQLIIQLGGIETRIGASVGVTRAPLDKLYDEAEGATTRLGIFALATNDATTSTAITDANRTAAWGDTENYGILLNNIQAAVTAWPKQDGSDVKPDGLENDLAQKITLYKGNAANGVYYYPMQKKYDYSFYGYAPYQEGQTISAAKPEITFARFDGSQDIIWNNATAGEIAPNSIYLKKDVKNDASLTGYKAQYIRQLKYHHELNRTASEKLQDYPWIPNINFEHQLAQLRFSVIPATEQSEEDRTAVQNMKVKNITIKSHGTTATLNVLTGKLTFTDNGSLLMREATDDGKGNITFTDDNADGTVEVPKDIYVQKYEGGQYTLNGVSSANPLIQGYLMVKPDMEQFLMDVTIMAPDASGVPQDLIVRDIPVNAPAPALDSGKNDNLFYAGYYYNVRIGIYATQQINATATLATWKPGGDSVDVPIE, from the coding sequence ATGAAAAAGAATTTATGGATGCTGGCAGCCGCCCTTTGCATGACAGCCTGCTCGCAAAACGAGGATATCGTAATAGAGCAACCGGTCAGCGACAACGACTTCGAATCGCCGGACGGACAGCTAATCATCCAATTGGGTGGAATAGAGACACGTATAGGAGCCAGCGTAGGCGTAACACGCGCACCGCTGGATAAGCTATACGATGAGGCAGAAGGCGCTACTACCCGATTGGGCATTTTCGCCCTTGCCACCAATGACGCTACAACCAGCACCGCCATTACCGATGCCAACAGAACCGCAGCATGGGGCGATACGGAGAACTACGGAATTCTGCTGAACAATATACAGGCAGCAGTAACCGCCTGGCCCAAGCAAGACGGCTCCGACGTAAAGCCGGACGGTTTGGAAAATGACCTGGCACAGAAAATCACATTATATAAAGGCAACGCCGCAAACGGTGTGTACTACTACCCGATGCAGAAGAAATACGACTATAGCTTCTACGGCTACGCCCCTTATCAGGAAGGCCAAACCATAAGTGCCGCAAAGCCGGAAATAACATTCGCCCGTTTCGACGGCTCGCAGGACATCATCTGGAACAATGCCACCGCCGGAGAGATAGCGCCAAACAGCATTTACCTGAAAAAGGATGTAAAGAACGATGCTTCCCTGACCGGCTATAAAGCCCAATACATCCGCCAGTTGAAGTATCACCACGAACTGAACCGGACAGCCTCTGAAAAGTTACAGGACTATCCGTGGATACCCAACATCAACTTCGAGCACCAACTGGCACAGTTGCGTTTCTCCGTGATTCCCGCCACCGAGCAGTCCGAAGAGGACAGAACAGCCGTCCAAAACATGAAAGTGAAGAATATCACCATCAAAAGCCACGGCACAACGGCCACCCTCAACGTTCTGACCGGGAAACTGACCTTTACCGACAACGGTTCCCTGCTTATGCGGGAAGCCACCGACGACGGCAAAGGCAATATTACTTTTACGGACGACAATGCCGACGGAACCGTCGAAGTTCCCAAAGACATTTATGTCCAGAAATACGAAGGCGGACAATATACGCTTAACGGCGTGTCAAGCGCCAACCCGCTGATACAAGGCTATCTGATGGTGAAACCGGACATGGAACAATTCCTGATGGACGTCACCATCATGGCTCCCGATGCCAGTGGAGTGCCGCAAGACCTGATTGTACGCGACATCCCCGTCAATGCTCCCGCTCCCGCCCTCGATTCAGGCAAAAATGACAATTTGTTCTATGCCGGCTATTACTACAACGTACGTATCGGCATCTACGCCACCCAACAAATCAACGCTACCGCCACTTTAGCTACCTGGAAACCGGGCGGTGACTCCGTAGACGTACCCATAGAGTAA